The Glycine max cultivar Williams 82 chromosome 12, Glycine_max_v4.0, whole genome shotgun sequence genome window below encodes:
- the LOC100818415 gene encoding organic cation/carnitine transporter 4: MAATTFPSDDIDNLRSPLLPPKKKPPTEKLCIDDMLRKHCGEFGRWQLKHFILTSLAWALEAFHTMVMIFADREPDWRCVSGSVCDDSGGGGVCGLSPESWEWVGGRGGSTVSDWSLICGNKFKVGLVQAVFFAGCMIGAGIFGHLSDSSLGRKGSLTVVCAMNTIFGFLTALSPNYWIYVLLRLLTGLSSGXXXXXAFVLATEPIGPTKRGAAGMSTFYFFSGGIALLSGVAYIFQTWRYLYIASSIPSFLYIILVLPFISESPRWYLVRGNVTEAMKLMSTIASSNGKHLPDGVLLALDDETSSTINQGSGYDITTMMTYKNENKDALVGSIIDVVRSPITRMRLFIAVALNFLGSVVYYGLSLNVMNLETNLYLNVMLNSVAEMPAFTITAVLLDRFGRKPLTVATMWFSGFFCLMGSLVGNVGVWKMVRMVCGVLGIFGMAGTYNLLFIYTAELFPTVVRNAALGCTTQASQMGAILAPFVVVLGGWLPFAVFAACGIVGGMFAFNLPETLNQPLYDTFGGMEAGLA, encoded by the exons ATGGCCGCAACCACATTCCCCTCCGACGATATCGACAACCTCCGCTCGCCGTTGCTTCCGCCGAAGAAGAAGCCGCCGACGGAGAAGCTCTGCATCGACGACATGCTGCGGAAGCACTGTGGCGAGTTCGGCCGGTGGCAGCTCAAGCACTTCATCCTCACCAGCCTCGCGTGGGCTCTCGAGGCCTTCCACACCATGGTCATGATCTTCGCGGACCGCGAACCGGACTGGAGATGCGTCTCCGGCTCCGTCTGCGACGACAGCGGAGGCGGCGGTGTCTGCGGCCTCTCGCCGGAGTCGTGGGAGTGGGTCGGCGGCCGCGGTGGCTCCACCGTGTCCGATTGGAGTTTGATTTGCGGAAATAAGTTTAAGGTCGGATTGGTTCAGGCAGTTTTCTTCGCTGGCTGCATGATTG GTGCTGGAATATTTGGCCACCTCTCAGACTCCTCATTAGGAAGGAAAGGCTCTCTCACAGTGGTTTGTGCCATGAACACCATCTTTGGCTTCTTAACAGCTCTGTCCCCTAACTACTGGATCTACGTCCTCCTCCGCCTCCTCACCGGCCTCAGCAGCGG NNNNNNNNNNNNNNCCGCCTTTGTTCTTGCTACCGAACCAATTGGCCCAACGAAGCGCGGTGCAGCGGGTATGTCCACCTTCTACTTCTTCTCCGGCGGCATTGCACTTCTCTCCGGCGTCGCCTACATCTTCCAAACATGGCGCTATCTCTACATAGCCTCCTCCATCCCCTCCTTCCTCTACATCATCCTCGTCCTTCCTTTCATATCCGAGTCCCCAAGATGGTACCTCGTTCGCGGCAACGTAACGGAAGCCATGAAACTCATGTCCACCATTGCTTCTTCCAATGGTAAACACCTTCCCGATGGTGTTCTCCTTGCACTTGACGACGAAACATCGTCCACAATAAACCAAG GTTCAGGCTATGACATAACAACAATGATGACTTACAAAAACGAAAACAAGGATGCACTCGTTGGATCCATCATAGACGTGGTTCGTTCCCCCATCACTCGTATGAGGTTGTTCATTGCGGTGGCTCTTAATTTTTTAGGTTCTGTGGTCTACTATGGGCTTAGTTTAAACGTCATGAACCTCGAAACCAACCTCTACTTGAACGTGATGCTGAACTCGGTGGCGGAGATGCCGGCCTTTACGATAACGGCGGTGCTTCTGGACCGGTTCGGACGGAAGCCGTTGACGGTGGCGACAATGTGGTTCAGCGGGTTCTTTTGCTTGATGGGGAGTTTGGTGGGCAATGTTGGGGTGTGGAAGATGGTGAGAATGGTGTGTGGTGTTTTGGGGATATTTGGGATGGCGGGGACTTATAATTTGCTGTTTATTTACACGGCGGAGCTGTTTCCGACGGTGGTGAGGAACGCGGCGCTCGGGTGTACAACTCAGGCGTCGCAAATGGGAGCCATATTGGCGCCGTTTGTGGTCGTTTTGGGAGGGTGGTTGCCGTTTGCGGTGTTTGCAGCATGTGGGATAGTGGGAGGGATGTTTGCGTTTAATCTTCCAGAGACTCTAAACCAACCCCTCTATGATACATTCGGTGGAATGGAAGCTGGACTTGCTTGA
- the LOC100794967 gene encoding organic cation/carnitine transporter 4 gives MTSAEMIPTALSIETSDQSNDLRSSPVKKMSVDEMLQQYCGEFGKWHLRHFVLTNLSWVLLGFHIMVMIFADHEPYWSCHAGSVGSGCNAAATSICQLKPGSWEWVGGHGGTTVSEWGLICGNKYKVGLVRAVFFVGWMIGGGVFGHLSDSFLGRKHSLGVASALNAIFGCLTALSPNYWIYVVFRLLTGFSSGGVALCAYVLASEPIGPKKRGAIGMCTFYFFSGGIAVLSGIAYIFQTWRYLYIASSIPSFLYTFLVFPFLFESPRWYLVRGRVSEAMKLMSAIASSNGKHLPEGILLALDEEVNNESSCQGRNSQDERLENKGGARVGSIVDIVRCPTTRVRLLIAMMLNFLCDFVYYGLSLNVVNLKNNLYLNVLLNAVGEMPAFVITTVLLGKFNFGRKPLTVATMWFSGFFCLIASLMKNVGVWKILRMVCGVLAVSGMAGTYNLLYIYTTELFPTVVRNTALGFTTQTAQMGAMLAPFVVVLGGWLTFAVLAACGIMGGVFALVLPETSNQPLYDTFSGLEAGLA, from the exons ATGACAAGTGCTGAGATGATACCCACCGCGCTGTCCATTGAAACCAGTGACCAGAGCAATGACCTCCGGTCGTCGCCGGTGAAGAAAATGTCTGTGGACGAGATGCTCCAGCAATACTGCGGCGAGTTCGGGAAGTGGCATCTTAGGCACTTTGTGCTCACCAATCTTTCATGGGTTTTGCTAGGATTTCACATCATGGTCATGATTTTTGCCGACCATGAACCCTACTGGAGTTGCCACGCCGGCTCCGTCGGTTCCGGTTGCAACGCGGCCGCCACGAGCATCTGCCAACTCAAACCGGGTTCGTGGGAGTGGGTCGGTGGCCACGGCGGCACCACCGTGTCGGAGTGGGGTTTAATTTGTGGTAACAAGTATAAGGTTGGGTTGGTCCGGGCCGTGTTCTTTGTCGGCTGGATGATTG GTGGTGGAGTATTTGGGCACCTCTCAGActcctttcttggaaggaaaCATAGCCTTGGAGTAGCGAGTGCCCTAAACGCCATCTTTGGGTGCCTAACAGCACTATCTCCTAACTACTGGATCTACGTCGTATTTCGCCTTCTCACAGGTTTCAGCAGCGGTGGGGTCGCCCTGTGTGCCTACGTCCTTGCATCTGAACCAATCGGCCCCAAGAAGCGCGGTGCCATTGGCATGTGCACCTTCTACTTCTTCTCAGGAGGCATTGCAGTTCTCTCTGGCATCGCTTACATCTTCCAAACGTGGCGCTATCTCTACATAGCCTCCTCCATACCCTCCTTTCTCTACACATTCCTTGTCTTTCCCTTTCTATTCGAGTCCCCGAGATGGTACCTCGTTCGCGGAAGAGTAAGCGAGGCAATGAAGCTCATGTCTGCCATTGCTTCTTCCAACGGAAAACACCTTCCCGAGGGCATTCTCCTCGCGCTCGACGAAGAAGTGAACAATGAATCCTCGTGTCAGGGCCGAAATTCACAAGATGAAAGGTTAGAAAACAAGGGTGGCGCGCGTGTTGGATCCATCGTAGACATTGTCCGCTGCCCCACCACACGGGTGCGGCTATTAATCGCCATGATGCTTAATTTCTTGTGCGATTTTGTTTACTACGGCCTTAGCTTAAACGTGGTGAACTTGAAAAATAACCTGTACTTGAACGTGTTGCTTAACGCGGTGGGGGAGATGCCAGCATTTGTGATAACGACGGTGCTTTTGGGCAAGTTTAACTTTGGAAGGAAACCCTTGACGGTGGCAACAATGTGGTTCAGCGGGTTCTTTTGTTTGATTGCAAGTTTAATGAAAAACGTTGGGGTGTGGAAGATTTTGAGAATGGTGTGTGGTGTTTTGGCGGTGTCTGGGATGGCAGGGACTTATAATTTGTTGTATATTTACACAACAGAGTTGTTTCCAACAGTGGTGAGGAACACAGCGCTTGGGTTTACTACACAGACGGCTCAAATGGGAGCCATGTTGGCACCGTTTGTGGTGGTTTTGGGTGGTTGGTTGACCTTTGCAGTGCTTGCAGCTTGTGGGATAATGGGAGGAGTGTTTGCTCTTGTTCTTCCAGAGACATCAAACCAACCCCTCTATGATACATTCAGTGGATTGGAAGCTGGACTTGCGTGA
- the LOC100795500 gene encoding uncharacterized protein — protein sequence MGGGGAMRTVAKLAAARIRGVPSVQRASSQTAAAAWDDWEVADGGEEDGEGAARVVLGDVPSIQEAKAATAELKHAIHKVYLSSNSSECDGCSLSGQVSVVSPSHTELENKSHFTEAITYPSAPNRALQAFQLLSESPEAQSVVASIACDPNIWNAIAQNPTLQDFFQSHQTADFEVEGTHDQRVGDFLYSDSVYAFVDSLNILHNVNFTVTEMVSSVSNYLQNMFGFLTGQTSSAVIDARGNTKANFVDPITMGGTFLGFAVLVVMVIMLKRA from the exons ATGGGTGGCGGAGGAGCCATGAGGACGGTGGCCAAGTTGGCCGCCGCCAGGATCAGGGGCGTGCCTTCTGTTCAGAGAGCTTCGTCGCAGACCGCGGCGGCGGCGTGGGACGACTGGGAAGTTGCAGACGGCGGCGAGGAAGACGGCGAGGGTGCGGCGAGGGTGGTGTTGGGCGATGTGCCTAGCATTCAGGAGGCCAAGGCAGCCACCGCTGAACTGAAACATGCTATTCATAA GGTATACttatcttcaaattcttccgAATGCGACGGTTGTTCTCTCAGTGGTCAAGTCTCTGTTGTGTCACCTTCTCATACTGAGTTGGAGAACAAATCTCATTTCACTGAGGCTATCACATATCCTTCAGCGCCAAACCGTGCTTTACAGGCTTTCCAATTGCTTAGTGAAAGTCCTGAGGCCCAG AGTGTTGTAGCTTCGATTGCTTGTGACCCGAATATATGGAATGCAATCGCGCAAAATCCTACGCTACAAGATTTTTTCCAATCACATCAGACAG CTGATTTTGAAGTTGAGGGAACTCAtgatcaaagagtgggagactTCCTTTATTCTGACTCAGTGTATGCATTTGTTGATTCTCTAAATATTCTCCACAACGTAAACTTCACAGTAACTGAAATGGTGAGCAGCGTGTCAAATTACCTTCAGAATATGTTCGGGTTCTTAACTGGTCAAACATCTTCAGCGGTTATTGATGCTAGAGGAAATACAAAAGCAAACTTCGTGGACCCTATCACTATGGGAGGAACTTTTTTGGGTTTTGCAGTGTTGGTAGTGATGGTGATAATGCTGAAGCGAGCTTAA